In Primulina eburnea isolate SZY01 chromosome 3, ASM2296580v1, whole genome shotgun sequence, one DNA window encodes the following:
- the LOC140827033 gene encoding peptidyl-prolyl cis-trans isomerase Pin1-like, with translation MASSGQVKASHILIKHEGSRRKASWKDPDGSRISATTRDAAVAQMKTIRDEILVGKSRFEDVASRLSDCSSAKRGGDLGYFGRGQMQKPFEDATFTLKIGEISDIVDTDSGVHIIMRTG, from the exons ATGGCGTCGTCCGGACAGGTGAAGGCATCTCACATATTAATTAAGCACGAAGGCTCGCGGAGAAAGGCCTCCTGGAAGGACCCCGACGGCAGCCGCATCTCCGCCACCACGAGAGACGCCGCCGTTGCGCAGATGAAGACCATCCGCGATGAAATCCTTGTTGGAAAGTCGAGATTCGAAGATGTTGCTTCACGATTATCTGACTGTAGCTCAGCCAAGCGCGGTGGTGATCTTG GTTATTTTGGTCGTGgccagatgcagaagccatttGAAGATGCCACATTTACTCTGAAGATTGGAGAGATAAGCGACATTGTTGATACCGATAGCGGTGTTCACATTATTATGAGAACAGGTTGA
- the LOC140828345 gene encoding protein SMALL AUXIN UP-REGULATED RNA 12-like, producing the protein MAIKKPAKVSQATALRQILKRCSSLGKKNGYDTEDGLPVDVPKGHFAVYVGQTRSRYIVPISLLAHPEFQVLLRQAEEEFGFDHEMGLTIPCEEVVFRSLTSSMLG; encoded by the coding sequence aTGGCGATCAAGAAACCAGCCAAGGTCTCCCAGGCAACAGCCCTGAGGCAAATCTTGAAGAGATGCTCCAGCTTGGGTAAGAAAAATGGCTACGACACAGAGGATGGGCTGCCGGTGGACGTCCCCAAGGGCCATTTTGCGGTGTATGTGGGCCAAACCCGGAGCAGATACATAGTTCCCATATCTCTGTTGGCTCATCCCGAGTTCCAAGTCCTTCTGAGACAGGCGGAAGAAGAGTTTGGATTCGATCACGAGATGGGACTTACTATCCCCTGCGAAGAAGTCGTTTTCAGATCCCTGACTTCTTCCATGCTCGGATGA
- the LOC140826899 gene encoding putative pentatricopeptide repeat-containing protein At3g23330 codes for MTEAARQRWCWRGRGRALEEGCNARTSEGVQERGYGRACKAGGCGCARASTQVRRRRIAGEWSADCFALHTLSFMHSNGVFVDSYAFCCALKSISCLEKVFLGKLMHSYIEKSGWLASVFVGSALVDFYARMSCIDDAAMVFDEIPMKNTVCVNALLSGYAGANMWDQGVKLVRGMQLLGLEADNFTFSAALQSCTGLYDVELGKQIHGIVMRKVSEFRTDVFLQSLLIEMYGKCGLLESAKNVFDMVGYREGEEMRRDVILWTSILGVHGKNGNYEEVVRLFHSMLNEGIKPDGVAFLSVISACAHTGQVDLGMKFFESMTLNYGLSAGQEHYSCLVDLLCRAGELERACKLVNDVSNTGYESCTVSLWGALLSACTERGNVKLGKAAAQRALELEPGNVGIYVLLSNMYAKNGMWDEIEQLRELMQRRGLKKDIGWSLIDVVT; via the exons ATGACCGAGGCGGCGAGGCAGCGCTGGTGTTGGCGAGGGCGAGGGCGGGCGCTTGAGGAGGGTTGCAATGCGAGGACGAGTGAGGGTGTGCAAGAGCGTGGCTATGGGCGAGCGTGTAAAGCTGGTGGGTGTGGGTGTGCTAGGGCTAGCACGCAGGTGAGGCGTAGGCGGATAGCTGGTGAATGGAGTGCAGA CTGTTTTGCCCTCCACACGCTTTCTTTCATGCATTCAAACGGTGTGTTTGTTGATTCTTACGCTTTCTGCTGCGCTTTGAAATCAATTTCTTGTTTAGAAAAAGTTTTCCTTGGTAAATTGATGCATAGCTATATAGAGAAGTCGGGTTGGTTGGCTAGTGTGTTTGTGGGTAGTGCTTTGGTAGATTTTTACGCGAGGATGTCATGTATTGATGACGCGGCTATGGTGTTTGATGAAATTCCAATGAAGAATACTGTATGTGTTAATGCGCTTTTGTCGGGTTACGCTGGGGCAAATATGTGGGATCAAGGGGTTAAACTGGTCAGGGGAATGCAACTGTTGGGTCTGGAAGCTGATAATTTTACATTTTCTGCAGCCTTGCAGTCATGTACGGGGTTATATGATGTAGAATTGGGTAAGCAGATTCATGGGATTGTTATGCGAAAAGTTAGTGAATTTAGAACTGATGTGTTTCTGCAGAGCCTGTTGATTGAAATGTATGGGAAATGTGGACTCTTGGAGAGTGCAAAGAATGTTTTTGATATGGTGGGATATAGAGAAGGGGAGGAGATGCGGAGGGATGTTATTTTGTGGACTTCGATTTTAGGAGTGCATGGAAAAAATGGAAATTATGAAGAAGTCGTTAGGCTGTTTCATAGCATGCTGAATGAGGGGATTAAACCTGATGGAGTGGCATTTTTGTCAGTTATTTCTGCTTGTGCCCACACTGGCCAAGTGGACCTTGGGATGAAGTTCTTTGAGTCAATGACTCTAAACTATGGGTTAAGTGCTGGTCAGGAGCATTATAGTTGTCTTGTGGACTTGCTTTGTAGGGCCGGCGAGCTGGAGAGGGCATGTAAATTAGTAAATGATGTATCAAATACTGGATATGAGAGCTGCACTGTTTCCTTGTGGGGGGCGTTACTTAGTGCTTGCACCGAGCGTGGAAATGTCAAATTGGGAAAGGCGGCTGCTCAAAGAGCTCTGGAGTTGGAGCCTGGCAATGTCGGGATTTATGTTTTACTGTCCAATATGTATGCTAAGAATGGTATGTGGGATGAGATTGAACAATTGAGGGAGTTGATGCAAAGAAGAGGATTGAAGAAAGATATTGGATGGAGTTTGATAGATGTAGTGACTTGA